A region from the Sutcliffiella horikoshii genome encodes:
- a CDS encoding DUF1934 domain-containing protein — translation MADNQNHLKKPIKVTFQSEIINADNDREFVVFGADGQYYIKGESEYIVFSEELEGKEKVDCFYKITDKEVRLKRSGDINMLQSFRAGETTDGSYQGGGARFEFETETEKVVMMKDPDKKRGCLQLDYKLKVQDQITGQYLITINYEEEQAR, via the coding sequence ATGGCAGACAATCAAAATCACTTAAAGAAGCCGATAAAGGTGACGTTCCAGTCGGAAATAATTAATGCGGATAATGACAGAGAATTTGTTGTGTTTGGAGCAGATGGTCAATACTACATAAAAGGTGAATCAGAATACATCGTCTTCTCAGAAGAGCTCGAAGGCAAGGAGAAGGTTGATTGTTTTTATAAAATTACGGACAAAGAAGTACGTCTGAAGCGTTCAGGTGACATCAATATGCTGCAATCCTTCCGTGCGGGTGAAACGACAGACGGTAGCTACCAGGGTGGTGGGGCAAGGTTTGAGTTCGAAACGGAAACCGAAAAAGTGGTCATGATGAAGGATCCAGATAAGAAGCGAGGCTGTTTGCAGCTTGACTATAAATTGAAGGTTCAAGATCAAATAACCGGTCAATACTTGATAACAATCAACTACGAGGAGGAACAGGCAAGATGA
- the speB gene encoding agmatinase — translation MRFDEAYSGNVFIKSHPSFDDSQAVIYGMPMDWTVSYRPGSRFGPSRIREVSIGLEEYSPYLDRELEEVKYFDAGDIPLPFGNPQKSIEIIEEYIDGLLEKEKFPLGMGGEHLVSWPVIKAMYKKYPDLAIIHMDAHTDLRDDYEGEPLSHSTPIKKAANLIGPTNVYSFGIRSGMKEEFQWAKEVGMHISKFEVLEPLKEILPTLAGRPVYVTIDIDVLDPAHAPGTGTVDCGGITSRELLASIHAIAGSDVNVVGADLVEVAPIYDTSEQTANTASKLIREMILGWVK, via the coding sequence ATGCGTTTTGATGAAGCATATTCAGGCAACGTGTTTATTAAAAGCCACCCGAGCTTTGATGATAGCCAGGCAGTAATTTATGGCATGCCAATGGACTGGACAGTAAGCTACCGTCCAGGATCCCGCTTCGGCCCGTCCCGTATCCGCGAAGTATCCATTGGACTGGAAGAATACAGCCCGTATCTTGACCGCGAGCTAGAAGAAGTAAAATACTTTGATGCAGGCGACATCCCATTGCCATTCGGTAACCCGCAAAAAAGCATCGAAATAATTGAAGAATACATTGACGGACTTTTAGAAAAGGAAAAATTCCCACTTGGTATGGGTGGGGAGCATCTTGTATCATGGCCTGTCATCAAGGCAATGTACAAAAAGTATCCGGACCTTGCCATCATCCACATGGACGCACACACAGACCTTCGTGACGATTACGAAGGCGAGCCGCTTTCCCACTCCACACCGATTAAGAAAGCAGCAAACCTGATAGGCCCGACGAATGTGTACTCATTCGGAATCCGTTCCGGCATGAAGGAAGAGTTCCAATGGGCGAAGGAAGTCGGCATGCACATCTCCAAATTCGAAGTGCTTGAGCCGTTAAAAGAAATCCTTCCGACACTTGCAGGCCGTCCTGTATACGTAACAATCGACATTGACGTCCTTGACCCTGCACATGCACCAGGCACAGGAACAGTAGATTGTGGCGGCATCACATCCCGTGAGCTACTTGCATCCATACATGCCATCGCAGGTTCCGATGTGAACGTGGTTGGGGCCGATCTTGTAGAAGTGGCACCAATCTATGACACTTCTGAGCAGACTGCCAACACAGCGAGCAAGCTAATCCGTGAAATGATTTTAGGTTGGGTAAAATAA
- the speE gene encoding spermidine synthase, whose translation MELWYTEYQTKNFGITAKIKRTLHTEQTEFQKLDMVETEEFGNMLILDGMVMTTQKDEFVYHEMVAHVPLFTHPNPENVLVVGGGDGGVIREVLKHPSVKKATLVEIDGKVIEYSKKYLPEIAGELENERVEVKVGDGFMHIAESENVYDVIMVDSTEPVGPAVNLFTKGFYAGISKALKEDGVFVAQTDNPWFTPELITNVQRDVREIFPITRLYIANIPTYPSGMWTFTIGSKKHDPLEVSEDRFHEIDTKYYTKELHKAAFALPKFVADLVK comes from the coding sequence ATGGAATTATGGTACACAGAATATCAAACAAAAAACTTCGGAATCACAGCGAAAATCAAACGCACTTTACATACAGAGCAGACGGAATTCCAAAAGCTTGATATGGTAGAAACAGAAGAGTTCGGCAACATGCTTATTTTGGACGGAATGGTCATGACAACACAAAAGGACGAGTTCGTTTATCACGAAATGGTGGCACACGTGCCATTGTTCACGCATCCTAACCCTGAAAATGTGTTGGTAGTAGGCGGAGGAGACGGCGGAGTTATCCGTGAAGTCCTGAAGCACCCAAGCGTGAAAAAAGCGACACTTGTTGAAATCGACGGAAAAGTAATCGAGTACTCTAAAAAGTACCTTCCTGAAATTGCAGGAGAACTTGAAAACGAGCGCGTAGAAGTAAAAGTCGGCGACGGCTTCATGCACATTGCAGAAAGCGAAAACGTATATGACGTCATCATGGTAGACTCCACGGAGCCCGTTGGACCAGCTGTAAACCTGTTCACAAAAGGTTTCTACGCAGGAATCTCCAAAGCGTTAAAAGAAGACGGCGTATTCGTAGCACAAACGGACAACCCATGGTTCACACCTGAGTTGATCACAAATGTACAACGCGACGTACGTGAAATCTTCCCGATTACACGCCTGTACATCGCAAACATCCCAACATACCCAAGCGGCATGTGGACATTCACAATCGGATCCAAAAAACACGACCCACTGGAAGTAAGCGAAGACCGCTTCCACGAAATCGACACAAAATACTACACAAAAGAACTGCACAAAGCAGCATTCGCCCTGCCTAAATTCGTAGCGGATTTAGTGAAGTAA
- a CDS encoding transglycosylase domain-containing protein produces MELITNDRFQQVIKYIRAMFFIGIILSISFFLLVGGVWIYAKSKGAPPLSVTQSSIFYSKDGSIIGEAHSGEKRYWVGLEDISPYLVDATVAVEDRRFFTHHGFDPKRIGGAILADIKARAKVQGASTISQQYARNLFLVHDKTWKRKWDEALYTIRIEANYSKEEILEGYLNTIYYGHGAYGIESASYYYFNKPAKDLTLAEASMLAGIPKGPSVFSPYTDSDRARQRQEIVLHSMVENGSLTKKEADEALAQPLTYGNREHLPKEFMAPYFQDAVRAEIRNVLGLQEELEMGGLHIYTTLDPTLQAIAEEEVEKTFDPASDMQVGFVSMDPKTGRVLALVGGRDYEESSYNRVTQAERQPGSTFKPLLYYRALEQGFTPSTGFRSEVTTFQVDNGRSTYTPHNFNNYYANDVLTMMQALPLSDNVYAVKTHLLLGEEELTKQAKKLGIHSQIEDVPSLALGTSPVRVIDMANAYSVFANGGKEVKPVFIEKVVNYRGEVLFEREKETKQLLDPDVTFVLNHMMTGMFDPALNGYMAVTGNAILDKLTRPYAGKSGSTETDSWMIGYTPQLVSAVWTGYDRDQSITLWAEKHYAKNLWAGFMERALDNKSVVAFAPTEGVVGVQVNPQSGLLATSDCPVSRLSYYIKGTEPTEYCMAHLEDVKEEEAIPEEQPKEEENKKWWKRFVPWM; encoded by the coding sequence ATGGAATTAATCACAAACGACCGGTTTCAACAGGTTATAAAATATATTCGTGCGATGTTTTTTATCGGAATCATCCTATCAATCTCTTTCTTTCTTTTAGTTGGCGGAGTGTGGATTTATGCGAAGTCCAAGGGTGCTCCCCCCCTTTCTGTCACGCAGTCATCGATTTTCTACAGCAAGGATGGTTCCATCATCGGGGAGGCTCATAGTGGCGAGAAGCGGTACTGGGTCGGCCTTGAGGATATCTCCCCTTATTTAGTTGATGCGACGGTGGCGGTGGAAGACAGACGTTTTTTCACCCATCACGGGTTTGATCCGAAGCGAATCGGTGGTGCCATCCTAGCCGACATCAAGGCCCGGGCAAAAGTGCAAGGAGCGAGTACCATTTCCCAGCAGTACGCGCGTAACCTTTTTCTTGTTCACGATAAAACGTGGAAACGAAAGTGGGATGAAGCTCTTTATACCATCAGGATCGAGGCTAATTACTCCAAGGAAGAGATTCTCGAAGGCTATTTGAATACGATCTACTATGGTCATGGCGCTTATGGAATTGAATCGGCGTCCTATTATTATTTTAACAAGCCAGCAAAAGACCTGACATTAGCGGAAGCCAGCATGCTTGCGGGCATTCCGAAAGGTCCGAGCGTCTTTTCGCCCTATACAGATAGCGACCGGGCACGCCAAAGGCAAGAGATTGTCCTCCATTCGATGGTGGAAAACGGCTCCCTTACCAAAAAAGAAGCGGATGAAGCGCTCGCTCAACCGCTGACATACGGAAACCGTGAGCATCTGCCGAAAGAGTTCATGGCGCCATATTTCCAAGATGCCGTACGGGCGGAGATCAGAAATGTTTTGGGTCTGCAGGAAGAGTTAGAAATGGGCGGGCTTCACATTTACACCACCCTGGATCCTACTCTCCAGGCCATTGCGGAAGAAGAAGTCGAGAAGACTTTTGATCCAGCATCTGATATGCAAGTCGGATTCGTCTCGATGGATCCGAAAACAGGACGAGTGCTTGCGCTTGTCGGTGGAAGAGATTATGAAGAAAGCTCATACAACCGGGTCACGCAGGCGGAAAGGCAGCCAGGTTCGACTTTTAAGCCGTTGTTATATTACCGTGCGCTTGAGCAGGGATTCACGCCATCCACCGGTTTCCGCAGTGAAGTGACCACCTTCCAAGTGGATAACGGACGGTCGACATACACGCCGCACAACTTCAACAACTACTATGCCAATGATGTATTGACGATGATGCAGGCCTTGCCATTATCCGATAACGTGTATGCGGTTAAAACACATCTGCTGCTTGGTGAAGAAGAATTGACCAAACAGGCTAAAAAGCTTGGTATTCATTCACAGATTGAAGATGTCCCTTCTCTTGCACTTGGCACGTCCCCTGTTCGAGTAATCGACATGGCCAATGCCTACAGTGTTTTTGCAAATGGAGGTAAAGAAGTGAAGCCTGTTTTTATTGAAAAAGTAGTGAACTATCGTGGAGAAGTTCTTTTTGAGCGGGAAAAAGAAACGAAGCAACTATTGGATCCTGATGTAACATTTGTCCTGAATCATATGATGACGGGAATGTTTGACCCGGCGTTAAACGGCTATATGGCCGTAACCGGGAATGCTATTCTCGACAAACTGACAAGGCCTTATGCCGGAAAGTCTGGATCCACCGAAACGGACAGCTGGATGATTGGATATACGCCGCAATTAGTGAGTGCAGTCTGGACAGGCTATGACCGGGATCAATCGATTACACTCTGGGCGGAAAAGCACTATGCGAAAAATTTATGGGCAGGATTCATGGAGCGCGCGCTCGACAATAAATCGGTTGTGGCATTTGCACCAACAGAAGGAGTTGTCGGGGTGCAGGTCAACCCGCAAAGCGGTCTTCTGGCCACAAGCGACTGCCCGGTCTCGAGGCTGAGCTATTATATTAAAGGAACCGAACCAACCGAATACTGCATGGCGCATCTAGAAGACGTAAAAGAGGAAGAAGCAATCCCTGAGGAACAGCCAAAAGAAGAAGAAAACAAAAAATGGTGGAAACGATTTGTTCCTTGGATGTGA